A genomic stretch from Chitinophaga agri includes:
- a CDS encoding glycoside hydrolase family 3 N-terminal domain-containing protein: MMKQLTILGLSFLCLGGSVLMALPGKGPGPRLVKRNVPKEVSESTQIRKKASFRQEDPAKRWVDSVFESLNDEERIAQLIMIRAHSNLGADHIRKVTKDIQDNKVGGLIFFQGGPVRQANLTNYYQSISKVPLMIAIDGEWGLGMRLDSVTALPRNLMLGAMQDSALAYDYGKQLAMQCKRLGIHVDYAPDMDVNNNPNNPVINDRSFGQDKFQVARMGIQVIKGMQDQNVMAVAKHFPGHGDTDVDSHYDMPVIRKSRAALDSLELYPFRRAIDAGVQSVMMAHLYVPALDSTPNTPTSISHKAITDYLKGELGYKGIVITDALEMKGIAKFYSKGEEAARSLLAGNDMMMLPSTASGSVDAIKRAIRRGDITWNEVNERVKKVLLAKYKLGLNKPQFIDVNNLTADLNAGSDSLTKRIAEQAITLVKNDNSLIPFTQHTPGKLAVIAVGADVNNAFVQTIKTLRPDVNSFIFTARQPETQVAQVVERLKKDYQAVIISLHNYSRRPFNNFGISSAERLLIQQLQQEMPSATVVFGNPYAIQYFCEGPTIIAAYEDDPVTQQTAANMLFGQQPYKGKLPVTVCPNFPYGTGIVYTPPAPVAQVKFELERVKPETVGMSSLALRKIDVLANDMIAKGAAPGCQILAMKDGKIVYDKTFGSFDYSTREPVTSSALYDLASVTKICATTIAVMRLYDEGKLSLDAKLGDYLPWVKGTDKAGLRIRDILLHQAGLVAFIPFYKDVVDARGIPDTALFHTYADSVYAVRVAEHLYMKSSYVDTMFQKILASPLKSPGSYIYSDNDFIFLGKIVEQITGKKLNRYVKETFYEPLGMTTAGFRPRERFQLSQLAPTESEPIFRRQWIRGDVHDPGAAMFGGVAGHAGLFSNAEDLALLMQMLLNGGSLAGKEYIKPETIQLFTAYSSNVSRRGLGFDKPEKNNGRKGEAYPAKSASPLTYGHTGFTGTCVWVDPQSQLLFIFLSNRVCSAGGENKKLITHHVRENIMEVLYEAMGGKK, translated from the coding sequence ATGATGAAGCAATTAACGATTTTAGGTCTCTCTTTCTTATGCCTGGGCGGGAGTGTGCTGATGGCCCTTCCGGGAAAAGGCCCAGGTCCACGGCTGGTAAAACGAAATGTGCCCAAAGAAGTAAGTGAAAGCACACAAATCCGTAAAAAAGCCTCCTTCAGGCAGGAAGATCCTGCCAAACGCTGGGTCGACAGTGTGTTTGAATCGCTGAACGATGAAGAACGCATTGCCCAGCTGATCATGATCCGCGCCCATTCTAATCTTGGGGCGGACCACATCAGAAAAGTAACCAAAGATATTCAGGATAATAAGGTGGGCGGGCTGATCTTCTTCCAGGGTGGACCTGTACGACAGGCGAATCTTACCAACTACTACCAGTCTATCTCCAAAGTGCCACTGATGATCGCCATTGACGGTGAATGGGGATTGGGTATGCGACTGGACAGTGTGACCGCCCTGCCCCGCAATCTTATGCTGGGCGCCATGCAGGACAGTGCCCTGGCCTATGACTATGGTAAACAGCTGGCCATGCAGTGCAAGCGCCTGGGTATTCATGTGGACTATGCTCCTGACATGGATGTGAATAACAATCCTAACAATCCGGTTATCAACGACCGCTCATTCGGGCAGGATAAATTCCAGGTAGCCCGCATGGGGATACAGGTTATCAAAGGCATGCAGGACCAGAACGTGATGGCGGTAGCTAAACACTTCCCGGGGCATGGTGACACAGATGTGGATTCCCATTACGATATGCCGGTTATTCGTAAGTCCAGGGCAGCACTGGACTCACTCGAGCTATATCCCTTCCGCAGGGCTATTGACGCGGGGGTGCAAAGCGTCATGATGGCACATTTGTATGTACCGGCCCTCGACAGCACGCCTAATACACCCACGTCCATCTCTCATAAGGCAATTACCGATTATCTGAAAGGAGAGCTGGGCTACAAAGGCATTGTGATCACCGATGCGCTGGAAATGAAAGGTATCGCTAAGTTCTACTCAAAAGGAGAAGAGGCGGCCCGTTCGCTACTCGCAGGTAATGACATGATGATGCTGCCTTCAACTGCATCTGGTAGTGTAGATGCTATTAAACGTGCTATCAGAAGAGGAGACATCACCTGGAATGAGGTAAACGAGCGGGTGAAGAAAGTCCTGCTGGCTAAATATAAACTGGGGCTGAATAAACCACAGTTCATTGATGTGAATAACCTCACTGCAGACCTGAACGCGGGCTCAGACTCACTTACCAAACGCATCGCAGAACAGGCGATCACGCTGGTAAAGAATGATAATTCACTCATTCCCTTTACCCAGCATACACCTGGTAAACTGGCTGTAATAGCCGTAGGAGCAGATGTGAATAATGCATTTGTGCAAACAATAAAAACGCTGCGTCCTGATGTTAATTCCTTCATCTTTACGGCCCGTCAGCCGGAAACACAGGTAGCCCAGGTAGTAGAAAGGCTGAAGAAAGATTATCAGGCCGTGATCATCAGTCTGCATAACTACAGCCGGCGTCCTTTCAATAATTTCGGTATCAGTTCTGCAGAACGCCTGCTAATCCAGCAGTTACAACAGGAAATGCCTTCTGCCACAGTGGTATTCGGTAATCCATATGCTATTCAGTATTTCTGTGAGGGACCGACGATCATTGCCGCTTATGAAGATGATCCAGTCACTCAGCAAACAGCCGCCAATATGCTTTTCGGTCAGCAGCCCTATAAGGGGAAACTGCCTGTGACCGTGTGTCCAAACTTCCCTTATGGAACAGGGATCGTCTATACGCCTCCTGCTCCTGTAGCCCAGGTGAAGTTTGAACTGGAACGTGTGAAACCGGAAACAGTTGGTATGAGCAGTCTGGCGTTGCGTAAGATAGATGTACTGGCCAATGATATGATCGCAAAAGGTGCCGCACCTGGTTGCCAGATCCTGGCCATGAAAGATGGAAAGATCGTATACGATAAAACATTTGGATCCTTTGATTATAGCACACGTGAGCCAGTTACGTCGAGTGCGTTGTATGACCTTGCTTCTGTAACCAAGATCTGTGCGACAACGATTGCTGTTATGCGTTTGTACGATGAAGGGAAACTCAGCCTGGACGCTAAACTGGGCGATTATCTGCCATGGGTGAAAGGTACGGATAAGGCAGGTCTGCGCATTCGGGATATTCTGTTACATCAGGCAGGACTGGTCGCATTCATTCCTTTCTATAAAGATGTGGTAGACGCCAGGGGCATTCCTGATACAGCGCTGTTCCATACTTATGCCGACTCAGTATACGCTGTACGGGTAGCAGAACATCTCTACATGAAATCCAGCTATGTGGATACCATGTTCCAGAAGATCCTGGCGAGTCCGCTGAAATCGCCCGGTAGTTATATATATAGCGATAATGATTTCATTTTCCTCGGTAAGATCGTAGAACAGATCACTGGTAAAAAGCTGAACCGCTATGTGAAAGAAACGTTCTATGAGCCGCTGGGCATGACCACTGCAGGATTCCGTCCAAGAGAACGCTTTCAGTTATCACAACTGGCACCGACAGAAAGTGAACCGATCTTCCGTCGTCAATGGATAAGAGGAGATGTACATGATCCGGGAGCCGCTATGTTTGGCGGTGTGGCAGGCCATGCAGGACTGTTCTCTAATGCAGAAGATCTGGCGCTGCTGATGCAGATGTTGCTGAACGGCGGATCATTGGCAGGCAAAGAATATATCAAGCCGGAAACGATTCAGTTATTCACCGCTTACAGCAGTAATGTTAGTCGTCGCGGATTAGGTTTTGACAAACCGGAGAAGAACAACGGCAGGAAAGGCGAGGCCTATCCGGCGAAGAGCGCATCACCACTTACCTACGGTCATACTGGATTCACAGGTACCTGTGTATGGGTAGATCCGCAGTCG